Within Stigmatella aurantiaca, the genomic segment GCTTATGGCAGTGATCAACAGAGGGTGAGAAGCAACGCTGGGACGGGCCAACTCGCGGAAGCCAAAAACACGGCCGATCTTCGCAAGGGCGCTCCGGCGGAGAAGCTCTCAAAGGAGAATTGTTCCAATACGGAGGGGCAGATCGGCGATTGCTCCCGGTGCTACGTGGAGCTCTGGAACCTAAAGGATCCTACGGTTCGGTTCCGCTTCTGTGGAGTTCTTGGCACGGATGTCAAAAAGCCATGCTGTAATCCAGTGAAGAAGGCGCTGGAACCGAGGTCACCAGATGGGCCTACCCCTTGCTCGTTGTGTTCGAGTATTGCTGAATGGGGAGACATCAATAGGGTTAATTGGAGAGATTACAAGGTTGAGGTGGGGGCAAACGCAACGGTGTTTTTCGGAGTGAAGGAGAACGGTGAGACGAATAAAGAGTCTCTACGAGGGCCTCATGCAGGGTCTTTGGAAAAAGCCATGGAAAGGTTGGGGCTGGCCTCCCCGTTTCCATTAGCGATCTCCTGTCAATCAGAACCGCGTGAATGAAGGAGTTCCCCCGTCTCGTCGCCCTCTCGGAAAGCGGCAGGGCGTTTCAGCGGAGAGCATGATCCAATGCGGTCTCGTGCCTGTACCTGGCAAAAGGATGTCAGTGGCGAAGCACACGGCCGAGTTCACCTGACGCTCTTGCAAGCGAAGGCAGTGGCAGCCACGGTCCAGGTGGAGTGGCGCTGCTACCGCGAGGACGTCGTGCGTGGAGACCGCCGGCGGCGCCATGACGTCCGCTTCGGGGCTGGTCCCTCCCTGAGCGCGCATGACGAGAAGCACGGTGTGCTCCTCCAACTCGCAGCCGTGTGGTGAGCCTCGCGCTCAGGCGCCGGGTTACAGCGCCGCGAGGGCCGCGTCGTAATTGGGCTCCTGGCCGATCTCCGGGACCTGCTCGGTGTGGAGGACCTTGCCGCTTTCATCGAGCACGATGACCGCGCGGGAATAGAGCCCGGCCAGGCCCCCTTCCAGGATGGTGACGCCGTATTGCTTGCCGAAGTCGCCCCGGAAGCCGGAGAAGCTCAGCGCCTTCTCGATGCCTTCGGCACCGCCGAAGCGCTTGAGCGCGAAGGGCAGGTCCATCGAGATGTTGATGACCGTGACGCCCGGCTTCTCCGTCGCATGCTGGTTGAAAGTGCGCACTGACGCCGCACAGACGCCGGTATCGATGCTCGGGAAGATGTTGAGCACGCGCTTGCCGGGGATCGACGAGAGCTTCTTGTCCGTCAGGTCAGTCCCGGTGAGCGTGGCATCCGGTGCGAGCGTTCCCACTGCGGGCAGTTGGCCCTGGGTCTGGATGGCGTTGCCCTTCAGCTTGATCGTGGCCACGAACGTGTCTCCTTGAAAGTGGGAAACAGAGGGGGGGCGGTCCCCCCCTCGTCGGGCCCCGTCTTACATCGTGGCGTGGGAGTCCGCACTCAGGGAGGGAATGGGCAGAGCGCCCTTCGTGCCGCCCTTCGTGGAGGTCTTCCGGGTGGGCTTCTTGGAAGGGGTGGCCTTGCGGCGCACGGCCCGGACGGCATCCCGGCCCATGTCGAGCACGGTGGACACGGCTCCCACCACCACGTTGCCGGGCGGGGTGTCCGGAGCCCGCGGGTGCGGACGGGTGGGCGCGGCCTTCTTCGCCACCGTCAATGCATTCGCCATGTCCTTGAGTTCGCGGGGGCTGAAGGCCTTGCGGACCTTGGGAAACAGCTCTTCCTCTTCCTCTTTGACGTGGTGGCGGATGTTCTCCATCAGCACGCTCACCTTGGCGTCGAAGCGCTCGGCCTCGGGCGGCAGGGAGTCCAGCTCCGACAGCAGCCACTTGGCCACGTGGTGCTCCTCCAGCGCCTCGAGCACCTGGGGCTCGAGCTTCCCGGCCTTGGCCCGGATCGCGGGATAGAAGACCTGCTCCTCGATGACCGCGTGAACGGCCAGCTCGCGGATGATCTGATCGACCAGCTTGCGCTTCAGCTTCTTGGCGTTGTCGCCTGCTTTTTCAAACTTGCGGAAGAGCGTCTCCACCGTCTTGTGGTCCGCTTTCAAGAGCGCGATGGCGTCCATCGTGTTCCCTCCCTTTCGTGGGGCATTCCCGTCCGTCGGGTGCCTGTTCGCTGGGGAAGGTGGCGATGCCTCACGCGATATGCCGGAAAACACGTGAAGGCCGCATACGCCAGGCCGGTGAGCAGCCAGGCGGTCAGGGCTCCTGGAGGGACTGCGCGGAGGGCAGGAGGCGGCCGCCTTTGAAGCCTCGCAGGCGGACGTACCGCGTGAAGTCGCGGACGAACGCCTCGGCGGGAAGTCCCACCGTGGTGGCGAAGGCCTCCTGGAAGTTGGGGCCCTGGCTCATCGCGTCGAGCAGCCGCTTCACCGTGTCCTGCCCGTAGCGGTTCACGAGGAAGACGAAGGCATGGTGGGAGGCGCCATAGGCCACCTCCATCTGCTGCTCGAAGAGTTCTTCGGGCTGGAGCAGGGGCTCCCAATCCGGGTGCTCCTCCAGCGTCCGGGCCAGTTGTTCCAGCGTGGGCCAGCGGTAGGCCTGTTCCGCCGTGTACGAGGCCATGCCCTCCCGGAACCAGGCGGGGATCTGCTTCTGGACCCAGTCGCTGGAGGACGCCGCGAGCTGGAACATCACGGTGTGGGTCAGCTCGTGGAGGAGCAGCTCGTCCAGGTCCCGCTGCGAGGCCTTCAGCGGCTCCCACGTCTCCGGTGACTGGACGTCCAGCAGATCGTAGCGGGCCCAGGCCCGGAGCCAGGTGTAGCCCGAGCGGCCGGTGACCCGCTCCAGGGCGCCATGGTCTGGCTGGAGGCGCACGGTCACCGGTTGGGTGAGCCGCCCCCATCGCATGAGCGGGGGGGTGGCGTTCTGGATGGCCCTCTGGAGCATCGCCGCCGCGTCCGGCTTCTTGGGCGGAACCTGGAGCTGGAAGACGCCGAGCCCTGTTTCCAGCGGGGCTTTCTCGGCCACCAGCCGGGAGCGGGACCCCAGGCATCCGGTTCCCAGCAGCAGGCAGAGCACCGCCGTAAGTCCTGCCCGCCTGTGGCCCAGTCCTTCCGTCACGCGCACCTCACTCCACGGCCAGCCACCGCAGCACCGTGCGGCCCACGTCGGCCACGGTGGCCAGGGCGTCCAGCTCGGGCGCCGGGGGGCCAAAGTAGAGCACGGGCACGGGGTTCAGGGTGTGGCTTCGCGTGGAGAG encodes:
- the tpx gene encoding thiol peroxidase; this encodes MATIKLKGNAIQTQGQLPAVGTLAPDATLTGTDLTDKKLSSIPGKRVLNIFPSIDTGVCAASVRTFNQHATEKPGVTVINISMDLPFALKRFGGAEGIEKALSFSGFRGDFGKQYGVTILEGGLAGLYSRAVIVLDESGKVLHTEQVPEIGQEPNYDAALAAL
- a CDS encoding hemerythrin domain-containing protein: MDAIALLKADHKTVETLFRKFEKAGDNAKKLKRKLVDQIIRELAVHAVIEEQVFYPAIRAKAGKLEPQVLEALEEHHVAKWLLSELDSLPPEAERFDAKVSVLMENIRHHVKEEEEELFPKVRKAFSPRELKDMANALTVAKKAAPTRPHPRAPDTPPGNVVVGAVSTVLDMGRDAVRAVRRKATPSKKPTRKTSTKGGTKGALPIPSLSADSHATM
- a CDS encoding peptidase MA family metallohydrolase gives rise to the protein MAEKAPLETGLGVFQLQVPPKKPDAAAMLQRAIQNATPPLMRWGRLTQPVTVRLQPDHGALERVTGRSGYTWLRAWARYDLLDVQSPETWEPLKASQRDLDELLLHELTHTVMFQLAASSSDWVQKQIPAWFREGMASYTAEQAYRWPTLEQLARTLEEHPDWEPLLQPEELFEQQMEVAYGASHHAFVFLVNRYGQDTVKRLLDAMSQGPNFQEAFATTVGLPAEAFVRDFTRYVRLRGFKGGRLLPSAQSLQEP